Proteins encoded within one genomic window of Paenarthrobacter sp. JL.01a:
- the rnc gene encoding ribonuclease III, giving the protein MSSTEELLKRLGVWIDTETLRLALTHRSYAYENGGIPTNERLEFLGDSILGFSVTDSLYRENPELPEGELAKRRSAVVSTRALAGIGREIGIGEFIYLGQGEKLTDGKNKASILADTMEALIGATYLSNDIETARQLVMRLVGPLLKDAGALGAGTDWKTSIQELTASRQLGAIHYAVEGSGPDHARTFEAVLNIGGTPYGRGSGHSKKEAEQEAAADAWRALTALDSAPAGPASA; this is encoded by the coding sequence ATGTCTTCAACTGAAGAGCTTCTGAAGCGTCTCGGTGTCTGGATTGACACCGAGACGCTTCGTCTTGCTCTCACACATCGCTCATACGCGTATGAGAACGGCGGGATTCCCACCAACGAGCGCCTCGAGTTCCTCGGCGACTCCATTCTGGGATTCTCCGTGACCGATTCCCTCTACCGTGAGAACCCCGAGCTGCCCGAAGGCGAGCTCGCCAAGCGGCGTTCCGCCGTCGTCAGCACGCGCGCCCTGGCCGGAATCGGCCGGGAGATCGGCATCGGCGAGTTCATTTACCTTGGCCAAGGCGAAAAGCTCACCGACGGCAAAAACAAGGCCTCCATCCTGGCTGACACCATGGAAGCCCTGATCGGCGCCACGTACCTGTCAAACGACATCGAAACTGCGCGCCAGCTGGTGATGCGCCTGGTGGGGCCGCTCCTGAAGGACGCAGGCGCCCTGGGAGCCGGAACCGACTGGAAGACAAGCATCCAGGAACTCACCGCCAGCCGGCAGCTGGGTGCCATCCACTACGCGGTGGAAGGCTCCGGACCTGACCACGCGCGGACCTTCGAAGCTGTCCTGAACATCGGCGGAACACCCTATGGACGCGGTTCCGGACACTCGAAGAAGGAAGCCGAACAGGAAGCGGCAGCGGACGCCTGGCGCGCCCTGACTGCCCTGGACTCTGCTCCTGCCGGTCCCGCCTCCGCTTGA
- a CDS encoding MFS transporter, with product MYISLSDRSGGKRDKPQGTGTALSTEVPFRLSPVILWLGIVSMVTDVSSESVSAILPLYVTGFLGLSTIAFGFIDGINQGASAIVRIAAGWASDRSGHPKRIALAGYGLSMLARIGFLFAGGFWAIAAIVTGDRIGKGIRTAPRDALISTSAQPEHLARSFGVHRMLDNIGAAAGPLIAFVVLLLIPNGFSTVFVVSLAFAVIGVAVLALVVPDVQARALKGAEVRKDRRLFAFSWRQLREPGLGRLLIAAGLLGLVTIGDGFLYLVLQDRDSFAVQWFPLLFVGTNVVFLALAIPLGRLADKIGKIPVFLAGHVALLATYLLAAAPFGGLWATILCLVLLGAFYAGTDGVLAALASQLTPSGKLATGIASAQTVVALSRMTASAGFGVLWYAVGASTAMVVAGALLACAIVAVFFILRGASRSATADVGDAE from the coding sequence ATGTACATTTCCCTCTCGGACCGCAGCGGCGGTAAACGCGACAAGCCGCAGGGGACAGGAACGGCACTATCAACCGAGGTGCCGTTCCGCTTGTCTCCGGTCATCCTGTGGCTGGGCATTGTCAGCATGGTCACCGATGTCTCCTCGGAATCGGTATCGGCGATCCTGCCCTTGTACGTGACGGGCTTCCTTGGCTTGTCCACCATCGCCTTCGGCTTCATCGACGGCATCAACCAAGGCGCCAGTGCCATCGTCCGGATCGCCGCCGGTTGGGCATCGGACCGCAGCGGTCACCCCAAGCGGATAGCCTTGGCCGGTTACGGCCTTTCCATGCTTGCCAGGATCGGTTTCCTCTTCGCGGGAGGCTTTTGGGCCATTGCCGCCATTGTGACCGGTGACCGCATCGGCAAGGGCATCCGGACAGCGCCCCGGGACGCCCTCATTTCCACCTCGGCGCAACCGGAACACCTGGCCAGGTCGTTCGGCGTGCACCGGATGCTGGACAACATTGGGGCGGCAGCAGGGCCGTTGATCGCCTTTGTTGTGCTCTTGCTGATTCCCAACGGCTTCAGCACTGTTTTCGTGGTGTCCCTGGCCTTCGCCGTGATTGGTGTGGCCGTCCTCGCCTTGGTGGTCCCCGACGTCCAGGCACGGGCCCTCAAAGGCGCGGAGGTTCGGAAGGACCGCAGGCTTTTCGCCTTCTCCTGGAGGCAGCTGAGGGAACCAGGCTTGGGCAGACTGCTCATCGCAGCGGGGCTTCTCGGCTTGGTGACCATCGGAGACGGGTTCCTCTACCTCGTGTTGCAGGACAGGGACTCGTTCGCCGTCCAGTGGTTTCCGCTCCTGTTCGTCGGCACAAATGTGGTGTTCCTCGCGCTGGCCATCCCGTTGGGAAGGCTGGCGGACAAAATAGGCAAGATTCCGGTTTTCCTCGCAGGGCACGTCGCGCTGCTGGCCACCTACTTGCTGGCGGCGGCACCCTTTGGGGGGCTGTGGGCAACGATTCTCTGCCTGGTCCTGCTGGGGGCGTTCTACGCCGGCACTGACGGGGTGCTTGCCGCGCTGGCCAGCCAGCTGACGCCGTCGGGAAAGCTTGCAACAGGTATCGCCTCCGCGCAAACCGTAGTGGCCCTGAGCCGGATGACCGCCTCCGCCGGCTTCGGCGTGCTGTGGTACGCGGTGGGCGCTTCCACAGCGATGGTAGTCGCCGGGGCGCTGTTGGCCTGCGCGATCGTTGCGGTGTTCTTTATCCTGCGGGGTGCCAGTCGTTCAGCCACCGCTGACGTGGGCGACGCCGAATGA
- the rpmF gene encoding 50S ribosomal protein L32: MAVPKRKMSRANTRARRAQWKATAPNLVKTIENGQVTYSLPHQAKVVTDSAGTALFLEYKGRKVADA, encoded by the coding sequence GTGGCTGTTCCCAAGCGGAAAATGTCTCGCGCAAATACACGCGCCCGCCGTGCCCAGTGGAAGGCAACTGCCCCCAACCTGGTCAAGACCATCGAAAACGGCCAGGTTACCTACAGCCTGCCGCACCAGGCAAAGGTCGTTACCGACTCTGCCGGCACCGCGCTGTTCCTTGAATACAAGGGCCGCAAGGTCGCAGACGCCTAA
- the mutM gene encoding bifunctional DNA-formamidopyrimidine glycosylase/DNA-(apurinic or apyrimidinic site) lyase, translating into MPELPEVEVVRRGLAKWVRGRTITDVQVLDPRSIRRHALGTEDFMGNLEQATVLDVVRRGKFLWMPLSMNGFQDSAPTMADEASPKVALMAHLGMSGQLLMQDPEVPDEKHLKVRITLSPVDGMPEQLRFVDQRIFGGLFVTSLVPTPDAGPGGLGETPLPEIAEEASHIARDPLDPHFSLDDFYRKIKKRKTGLKRALLDQGLISGIGNIYADEALWQAKLHYARATDTLRRADAERLITAVKDVMEAALAAGGTSFDSLYVNVNGDSGYFARSLNAYGRAGQYCTRCEASGLQSVIKREQFMNRSSYFCPMCQRRPRTKPTR; encoded by the coding sequence ATGCCTGAGCTTCCCGAAGTAGAAGTGGTTCGTCGCGGACTGGCCAAGTGGGTTCGCGGGCGGACCATAACGGATGTCCAAGTACTTGACCCGCGTTCGATCCGGCGCCACGCCTTGGGCACCGAAGACTTCATGGGGAACCTCGAGCAGGCTACCGTCCTCGACGTCGTCCGGCGCGGTAAGTTCCTTTGGATGCCGCTGTCCATGAACGGCTTCCAGGACAGCGCGCCCACGATGGCCGATGAAGCGTCGCCGAAAGTGGCGTTGATGGCGCACCTGGGGATGAGCGGGCAACTGCTGATGCAGGACCCGGAGGTGCCGGATGAGAAGCACCTCAAGGTCAGGATCACTTTGAGCCCGGTGGACGGCATGCCGGAGCAACTGCGGTTCGTGGACCAGCGGATTTTCGGCGGGCTCTTTGTCACTTCGCTCGTGCCCACTCCAGACGCCGGACCAGGCGGCCTTGGCGAGACACCGTTGCCCGAGATAGCCGAAGAAGCCTCGCACATCGCCCGGGACCCGTTGGACCCGCATTTCTCCCTTGACGACTTCTACCGGAAGATCAAAAAGCGGAAGACCGGCCTCAAACGGGCGCTCCTCGACCAAGGGCTGATCTCCGGGATCGGCAACATCTATGCCGACGAAGCACTGTGGCAGGCAAAGCTCCACTATGCGCGGGCTACCGATACTTTGCGCCGGGCAGACGCAGAGCGGCTCATCACGGCAGTGAAGGACGTCATGGAGGCTGCTTTGGCGGCCGGTGGCACCAGCTTCGATTCGCTGTACGTCAACGTCAACGGCGATTCCGGATACTTTGCCCGTTCCCTCAACGCCTACGGCCGGGCCGGACAATACTGCACCCGATGCGAGGCATCAGGCCTCCAGAGCGTCATAAAACGGGAGCAATTCATGAACCGCTCGAGCTACTTCTGCCCCATGTGTCAGCGGAGACCGCGGACGAAGCCGACAAGATGA
- a CDS encoding DUF4082 domain-containing protein: MAGPSATPSQRALKGLLFPLVLAMVAALLPLTAPAAVAAGPCDPGGSAVVCENSKPGSPPSEWDILGAGDDTIQGFSTEISVNAGQPIRFKIDTRAPSYTIAIYRTGWYGGNGARKIADVTPSVLRQTQPACRSDVTTELYDCGTWAVSATWQVPATAVSGVYIALLTRPDTGGQSHITFIVRNDGNRSSVVFQTADQTWQAYNTYGGADFYQGAVNGRAYKVSYNRPVNTRGGIGGRDFYFANEYPMVRFLEQNGYDVSYISGLDADRSGAELLNHKVFLSVGHDEYWSGPQRANVTAARDAGVNLQFLSGNEMYWRTRFEPSSVDGAAGRTLTCYKETWSNGKIDPSTQWTGTWRDPRYASQASGAGLPENGLTGTAYMSNYTDLPVTVSAAEGKSRLWRNTSLASLPAGSTAALAPHTVGYESDEDLDNGFRPAGLIQLSTTVGSVSEYLQDYGNTVKPGTTTHHVTLYRAASGALVFSAGSVQWTWGLDQEHDGDGAAADARMRQAQINLFADMGVQPATLASGLVAASSSSDLTGPTVTINAPANAATIAHGASVTVTGTATDSGGVVAGVEVSTDGGTTWHPAQGKGSWTYSYIQKGLDTATIQVRAVDDSANIGAVATRNLTLTGPYSVFGQTVPATTDSGDGGAYEMGLRFTPSVDGFITGVRFYKSTANTGTHTGSLWSSTGTRLATATFANETASGWQTVLFSQPVAVSAGQKYTVSYWAPKGHYATKDYQWASFGFNDPPLKVAGGFGAEPAGVYNTSQGFPTTSFNGGNYFVDALFSTVDTSPLTVNGQSPIPSSSSVAVTTKVSASFSKPVTAASVQLSLKSSAGPVAGTTSYDATTRKATFTPTSQLAYSTAYTATLAGTDSTGGQVTSGGTWTFTTAATASVPGSCPCSLYDDTVTPGIAEIQDGVPLTLGVRFTSVSAGQVTGVRFYKSAGNTGTHTGALYTAAGQQLATVTFANESSSGWQTAMFSQPVQMAANTEYIATYKSLTGAYSATANGFGSGMSVGPLRTVSDAGAYTYSGDFPSSRSSTSYLVDVVVVISAPPFTVGSQSPIPNASSVPVNTPVSAVFSEAVVASSVALSLKTAAGAAVAGTTTYDATTRKVTFTPAAALATATSYTATVTATASSGQPMSSGGTWQFTTVQPAGTPGTCPCTLYDDSVTPTTPEVNDGVPLTLGVRFTSDTAGQVTGVRFYKSAGNTGTHTGWLYTVGGQVLATVTFSNESSNGWQTATFSQPVNIQADTEYIAAYKTTTGKYSYTAGGFGDGFTRGPLKTQPDSGAYSYSSDFPNTASTASYLVDLVFTVAVPPLTVTAQVPAPGATAIPTDVKPSITFSTAINPGASFTLTANGSSVAGTAALSADARTITFTPSAVLPANTQITANVSGVATPQGQTLPPTSWQFTTAAAAVQQSTIFGSLLPQVAANSDSLSVELGTAFTVSQTGNVTGIRFYKGTGNTGTHVGSLWNAAGTRLAQVTFTNETATGWQTATLGTPVALSVGQTYVVSYRAPNGHYASTPGFFNQTWTSGVFTASGPNNGRYRYGSGGVMPTSSWNATNYFVDVVYSTAAPAQQAAATPSATATPTATATPTATAAATATPTATPTPTPTPTPTQSGGLVCGLLRLC; the protein is encoded by the coding sequence ATGGCCGGTCCTTCAGCAACCCCATCCCAGCGGGCCCTCAAAGGGTTATTGTTCCCTTTGGTGTTGGCCATGGTGGCGGCATTGCTGCCGCTGACCGCGCCGGCTGCTGTGGCAGCGGGTCCCTGCGACCCGGGCGGAAGCGCCGTGGTGTGTGAGAACTCCAAACCAGGCAGCCCGCCATCGGAGTGGGACATCCTGGGCGCCGGGGATGACACCATCCAGGGCTTCTCCACCGAAATCAGCGTCAACGCCGGTCAGCCCATCCGCTTCAAGATCGACACGAGGGCTCCCAGCTACACCATCGCGATCTACCGCACGGGCTGGTACGGAGGAAACGGCGCCAGGAAGATCGCCGATGTTACGCCTTCAGTCCTGCGCCAGACCCAACCCGCTTGCCGCAGCGACGTTACTACCGAACTGTATGACTGCGGCACGTGGGCTGTCTCGGCAACCTGGCAGGTTCCCGCCACCGCTGTTTCGGGAGTCTATATCGCCCTGCTGACGCGACCGGACACGGGCGGGCAGAGCCACATCACCTTCATCGTCCGTAACGACGGCAACCGCTCATCTGTGGTTTTCCAGACCGCGGATCAGACCTGGCAGGCGTACAACACCTATGGCGGCGCCGACTTCTACCAGGGTGCCGTCAATGGTCGGGCCTACAAGGTCAGCTACAACCGCCCTGTGAATACCCGGGGAGGCATCGGGGGCAGGGATTTCTATTTCGCCAACGAGTACCCGATGGTGAGGTTCCTGGAACAAAACGGCTATGACGTCAGCTACATCAGTGGTCTGGATGCAGACCGAAGTGGTGCTGAGCTGCTGAACCACAAGGTGTTCCTTTCCGTCGGACACGACGAGTACTGGTCCGGCCCGCAGAGGGCCAACGTTACTGCGGCCCGTGACGCGGGCGTCAACCTCCAGTTCCTCTCGGGCAACGAGATGTACTGGCGTACGCGGTTCGAGCCCTCCTCCGTGGACGGCGCCGCGGGCCGCACTTTGACCTGCTACAAGGAAACCTGGAGCAACGGAAAGATCGACCCCTCCACCCAATGGACCGGCACGTGGCGGGACCCGCGTTATGCCTCCCAGGCCAGTGGTGCCGGCCTTCCCGAAAACGGACTGACCGGCACGGCGTACATGTCCAACTACACTGACCTGCCCGTGACGGTTTCCGCCGCCGAGGGTAAGTCGAGGCTGTGGCGCAATACCTCCCTGGCTTCCCTGCCAGCGGGCTCCACCGCCGCATTGGCTCCCCACACAGTGGGCTACGAATCCGACGAGGACCTCGATAACGGCTTCCGCCCCGCAGGGTTGATCCAGTTGTCCACCACGGTGGGCAGCGTCAGTGAGTATCTTCAGGATTACGGGAACACCGTCAAACCCGGCACTACCACCCACCACGTCACCCTGTACCGGGCGGCCAGTGGCGCACTGGTCTTTTCGGCAGGCAGCGTCCAGTGGACGTGGGGCCTGGACCAGGAACACGACGGCGACGGCGCTGCGGCCGATGCGCGCATGCGGCAGGCCCAGATCAACCTTTTCGCCGACATGGGCGTACAGCCGGCAACTTTGGCATCAGGCCTTGTTGCTGCGAGCTCGAGCTCGGACCTGACCGGCCCGACGGTAACCATTAACGCTCCAGCCAACGCCGCGACCATCGCCCATGGGGCGTCCGTGACGGTCACCGGAACGGCCACGGACAGCGGCGGCGTTGTGGCCGGCGTCGAAGTTTCCACCGACGGCGGCACCACCTGGCATCCGGCCCAAGGCAAGGGCAGCTGGACCTACAGCTACATCCAGAAGGGCCTGGACACTGCCACAATCCAGGTTCGCGCGGTGGATGACAGCGCCAATATTGGAGCCGTGGCCACTCGGAACCTGACCCTGACCGGTCCCTACAGCGTCTTCGGCCAAACGGTGCCTGCAACAACGGACTCCGGAGACGGCGGTGCCTATGAGATGGGCCTGCGATTCACTCCCTCGGTGGATGGCTTCATCACCGGCGTCCGCTTCTACAAGAGCACGGCGAACACCGGGACCCACACCGGGTCCTTGTGGAGCTCCACCGGCACACGCCTGGCAACTGCAACCTTTGCCAATGAGACAGCCTCGGGTTGGCAAACCGTGCTCTTCAGCCAGCCGGTAGCAGTTTCCGCGGGCCAGAAGTACACGGTCTCCTACTGGGCGCCCAAGGGGCATTACGCCACCAAGGACTACCAATGGGCGAGTTTTGGGTTCAATGACCCACCGCTGAAGGTTGCCGGTGGTTTCGGAGCCGAACCTGCGGGCGTTTACAACACCTCCCAGGGCTTCCCGACCACCAGTTTCAATGGCGGCAACTACTTTGTCGATGCCCTCTTCAGCACCGTGGACACTTCCCCGCTGACTGTTAACGGGCAGTCTCCCATCCCGTCGTCGTCGTCCGTGGCCGTGACCACAAAGGTCAGTGCCTCGTTCTCGAAGCCCGTGACTGCGGCCAGCGTCCAGCTTTCGCTGAAGTCTTCCGCCGGTCCCGTAGCAGGCACTACCAGTTATGACGCGACCACCCGGAAGGCCACGTTCACACCGACGTCCCAGCTGGCCTACAGCACTGCCTACACGGCAACGTTGGCTGGAACCGACAGTACCGGAGGACAGGTCACCTCCGGCGGCACGTGGACGTTCACCACTGCGGCCACGGCTTCTGTCCCTGGTTCATGCCCCTGCAGCCTCTATGACGACACCGTGACACCGGGCATCGCGGAAATCCAGGACGGCGTGCCGCTGACCTTGGGTGTCCGGTTCACCAGTGTCTCCGCCGGGCAGGTCACCGGTGTCCGCTTCTACAAGTCGGCCGGGAACACCGGAACGCATACTGGCGCTCTCTACACCGCCGCCGGCCAGCAGCTGGCGACTGTAACCTTCGCCAACGAAAGCAGCTCCGGCTGGCAGACGGCAATGTTCAGCCAACCGGTCCAGATGGCCGCCAACACTGAGTACATTGCGACGTACAAGTCACTCACGGGCGCGTACTCCGCCACCGCCAACGGATTTGGTTCGGGCATGAGTGTGGGTCCGCTGAGGACAGTTTCCGACGCGGGTGCCTACACCTACAGTGGCGACTTCCCGTCGTCGCGGTCTTCGACCAGTTATCTCGTGGACGTGGTGGTGGTGATTTCGGCTCCTCCGTTTACCGTGGGCAGCCAGTCCCCCATCCCGAACGCCTCGAGTGTCCCGGTCAACACCCCGGTCAGCGCAGTCTTTTCAGAAGCAGTAGTTGCATCGAGCGTCGCTCTGTCCCTGAAGACCGCGGCTGGTGCTGCGGTGGCCGGAACCACCACGTATGACGCCACCACACGCAAAGTCACCTTCACTCCTGCCGCTGCCCTGGCGACAGCTACGTCGTATACAGCGACGGTGACTGCGACGGCGTCGTCCGGACAACCGATGTCCTCCGGCGGTACGTGGCAATTCACCACGGTCCAGCCTGCGGGCACGCCCGGTACATGCCCCTGCACGCTGTACGACGACTCGGTGACTCCAACTACGCCTGAAGTCAATGATGGCGTGCCGTTGACCCTTGGCGTCAGGTTCACCAGCGACACTGCCGGACAAGTGACGGGCGTGCGCTTCTACAAGTCGGCCGGCAATACGGGCACCCACACCGGGTGGCTGTACACGGTGGGCGGCCAGGTCCTGGCGACGGTGACGTTCTCCAACGAATCCAGCAACGGGTGGCAGACGGCTACGTTCAGCCAGCCCGTGAACATCCAGGCCGATACAGAGTACATAGCCGCCTACAAGACCACGACGGGCAAGTACTCCTACACAGCCGGAGGCTTCGGCGACGGCTTCACCCGGGGACCCCTGAAGACCCAACCCGACTCCGGGGCCTATTCCTACAGCAGCGACTTCCCGAATACGGCATCGACCGCCAGCTACCTCGTGGATCTGGTCTTCACCGTGGCCGTACCTCCGCTGACCGTCACTGCACAGGTACCCGCTCCGGGAGCGACTGCCATTCCCACCGACGTGAAGCCATCCATCACGTTCTCTACTGCCATCAATCCCGGGGCATCGTTCACGTTGACCGCGAACGGCTCGTCGGTGGCAGGAACGGCGGCATTGTCGGCTGACGCGCGAACCATCACGTTCACGCCGTCGGCGGTCCTGCCGGCCAACACCCAGATCACTGCCAACGTTTCGGGCGTGGCCACTCCCCAGGGGCAAACCCTGCCGCCGACCAGCTGGCAATTCACCACGGCAGCCGCAGCTGTCCAGCAATCAACGATCTTCGGCTCGCTGCTTCCTCAGGTTGCCGCAAACTCCGACTCGCTTTCGGTGGAGCTGGGTACCGCGTTCACGGTGTCCCAAACGGGCAACGTGACTGGCATCCGCTTCTACAAAGGGACTGGAAACACCGGCACCCACGTTGGTTCGCTCTGGAATGCCGCAGGCACCCGGCTGGCGCAGGTGACGTTCACGAACGAGACGGCGACCGGCTGGCAAACGGCCACCCTGGGCACCCCCGTGGCCTTGTCAGTGGGCCAAACCTATGTGGTTTCCTACCGGGCACCCAATGGCCACTACGCCTCCACGCCAGGGTTCTTCAACCAGACGTGGACCAGTGGCGTCTTCACGGCCTCGGGACCCAACAATGGACGCTACCGGTACGGCTCGGGCGGCGTGATGCCAACCAGCTCCTGGAACGCCACGAACTACTTCGTGGACGTGGTGTACTCGACCGCCGCTCCGGCCCAGCAGGCGGCAGCCACGCCGTCAGCCACAGCCACCCCGACGGCGACGGCAACACCAACCGCTACTGCCGCAGCAACGGCGACGCCAACTGCGACCCCGACGCCGACGCCGACCCCCACCCCGACGCAGTCAGGAGGACTCGTCTGCGGGTTGCTCCGGCTCTGCTGA